In Styela clava chromosome 6, kaStyClav1.hap1.2, whole genome shotgun sequence, the genomic window GTGGATGTTTACACTTTCTAAAAAACTTGGAGCATCTTGTCCTCCATCAGAGGGAAAAGACTTCAAAACAGATGTTTCTCATCATGTGGGAAAACAATTCATCGTAAGAGTGCACATAGCTGAAGTTCTTAATAATATATCCGATCGAGATAAATTGATCATGGTATATTGTGAAGATCGTTGTCGCACGTATTGGATAAGTGAAGAAGGTGATAAGGAAACTTATGAAAAAATGGAACAAATATTACGTGCAAATGAAAGTAAAAATTATGGCCATTTTTGGGCTGAAATTCATTCTTATAAAGATCCATCGATTAAAATATTCTTTGATCGACCATCTGCACAGAGTTGGTGAATAACAATGATATGATTTTTATATCCATCTCAAGAAGCTGAAATTAATAAGACTGGATTCATCATAAGACTTTGGCATATGTTAGAAAAACGTTTACCGCCAGTCCCTCTTTAATCTATCCAGTAACGCAGTCACACATCATGTTTTACTGATTCTAATGGTTGTATGCCATGCGCCCATCGCAATGAACCAACAGTTTCAACATCCTGTATAAACTTCTTGATTTGCTTTTTGCTGTGTTTGCTTTCAatactattttattatttcatatgtaaataaaatagcTTTTAGTAATGAACAGTTATTTGTGGGCTATAAAGAATTCAATGAATAGTTTCATCTAATTTTTCTGTGTAACAGGAATTTGTAGCATTAATATGTTATAGATAATTGATCAATACTTTGTTTACTTAAGGTCCTATCACTGAGGCTAAGTATATTGTGTTTTCCAAACGAAAAAATATCAGTGAAAAATGGTATATTCATCTTTTCTATTGATTGAACAAAATctaagaataaaattaaaaaaaattgttttgtaattATTGTTTCATAAGCATGTAATTAGGCTTTTGGTTTAGGTGAATTTTGTACTGTAACATTTGTAATTCATTACAAGTGATAAAATATGATGCAAAGGAGTTGGTTAGGTTATATAAGCCTCGGACGTGAAGTCTGCATCTGTGGTTCACCGATAGTCATTCAGAAAAGAACAAGACGTAATCAGTTTAAAATTAATCCAGCGCAGTTGGAACAAAAGGTAAATTCAATTTTGTCAATAATATTATGGTGTATTATAGAAATTTTCCCAAAAGTTAGTAAGTATATAGAAAGTTTGTTAATAATGTGGGAAGTAATTGCTAACATTAGCTAGATATGAACCAAAGAATTAGTAATATAATTATGTAAGCTGATTCGTATTCTgttgaattttatattgttgATTTAGGTCCGTCCAGTCAAGAGAACTCTCAGCTCTGATTTCCCACATCTGTTATCGGGGGTGTTTGTTTATAGTGAAAGTATGCAACACTTCAAGAAAACATCTATTTAGTTTTCTATAAATTTCTGATTGCTGTATTTACTTCCCCGTAGTATATGGTGCATGTTGTCTTCATTTTGTTGGGGAAAATTGCATTTTGTGTATatcacagaaatatttttttcagatgaacAATTTTatgacaagaaaaaaaaaatttaaaaagttcaACATGGATGAAGAAGAATTTGTCTCTTCTACCAGATCATCATCAATCACATGTCCCAAGAAAGCAAATACAAAGAAGCTAAGTGAAAATGTCATCATTAGAGAGAGGAATATCAGTAACCTATTAAAAACTGAAATTCAGGTATGTTTTGACTGCAACTCGCAATACTCTTGTGGGACACTCTGGCATCGGtgcttttcaaaaacaaattttttttttgtgaaatccTACTATACgtataatttgataaaaaatgaccCCTTCTGAATTGCAAGGTTTCAGCattatgaaaaatttgttttctagAATTTTTATATTCCTTTATTGTTGTTTTACAGAATTTGGTGGAATCTGGAGAACTGGGCAGTGAGGTTCAAGAACTAAATTTAACATTCACCAAATCATCTATGGCATCTCAGGATATTTGTAGAATCTTATGGGAACCAGATAATTCGGCAAAAGATGTGGAAATATATGAAACTTTGAATGGGTAGGTGATTGGCATTGTTATAgccaaataaatttttcataagATAGTCTGCAGTAATGGAGAAACTACAGCCAGTGGCTGGGTTTAGGACTCTTCATTTACGGACGGACTcttcatttatatttcaatataatattttttggatAGCACTATAATATCTAAAcatgaaatttcaattaaaaagtaaatattgtATTGAAAGGTCTGACCATCAGGGGATGTGTTTAGCGTCTTTCTTAAATAACCTGACACATGGCTGAACACATGCTTTGAATGTTTTTGGTGTCGTATTTCAATATCAAAATGCGCTTTGATGTTTGGCAGTTTATGCAGCCTTCCTGTGCTGGTCAGGTTTTCCACATCTGATCTGAAGCAACCATAGTGTCATGTCACCCCAACTAACAATACTAGGTAAAGATGTACAATGACTGACAGACTTCACTGAATGGAAGCAGAAAGttgaataacaaaaataaaaacatgtaagAATTGCGTTTGCATATGACCATGATAAAAGGAAAATTTTCCATGTTTTCCACAGGACAGAGATAAGTTTTTCAATTAGATAAATTATATTCTGATTAGCAACCTCTGGGTAAGCTTCCATTACAAGTCTTGGTATGGTGATAGTTATCACAGCTTATGCCTTATTTTTGAACATGGCTCTAACTGCTATTTTTGATCTTTAGTAGTATTGGCCTTTCCCAGtgcatttaaatttttcatgtaatttgcAACAGGTTGAGCGGAAGGATTCGACATCTTTTGATATCAAGTCATGTTTTCGGTAATATTcctaaaattcaattttatatggATTATGAATCTCAACGATTAGCCATGGCTGACAAAATTTTAAACGAACAAGAACTGGATATCGGACCAGATGCAGATCATGTTGATTCTAACATCGAATCTGATGAAGAAATCAAAAACACTACACAATCTGgaataaatgatttaaattatGACAATTTATATAGTAAACTTGTTAAGttgaaaaaaactaataaaatcgATAAATCTTAGTATACAAGTCTGTAGTCACTTTGAAAATGATAGATGCCAACTGAATTACAATATATGTTTCTAGTTATGACTTCACTAACTGGAGGGAGAATGGAGTATAGAGCctacatttttaaaaagttgtATGCACCTTTTTCTAGAGCAAGGGTGGACAAAACATGACATACATGCCCAATGTTCCGTACCAATAGGGCTACCAACCGTCCCAGAAATGACGTCTAGCGTCCCGGGCTGAGCTACGGCTATCCCGAAATTTAACGACAACCAAGGCGTTCTAAAATAAgaataggataagatttacatatttatcccggggggagaggaaagccgataagacggattaaccatatggcgaaccacggcctttcgttCGGTAACcgtaccattccatgtcgggtatgggattagttagccaccgaccagcggttacgtgaaccaccttacggcggcgaggagtccagcaatcctctcgcacatgaccatccccacattggattcgaacctgcggtggcgagcgtaatTCTAACGCTTATCACGATGAACCACACCGCCGCGCATTGTCATTGTAAGCGTGTCGGCTTCGTTCAGAACTGGAAACGGATGTAATTCACgcaaatatatttatcaataaaacgATTACATCTGTATGGTTTATTCAAATAGGAGTGAGTTGAAATTTGTGGATAAGACATGTTTCGTCCTGAACAATTGCAAAATGGATGATAACATTATATACAGCAGTCACCTTAATTTGAGAGTATCGAAAAGTTAATCCGGtgagatttgttgaaaaatgtagtCGAAAAAGTTGCGGCgtgtaacaattttttgtgtttcttgtttttaatttataatgcATTGTTAGTGTGAGGCTCTTTTATGAGCATCAAATTTCATTACTCAGTCAGGCTCGCATAGTCGTCCGTTTTATGACGCATTGTAGAAAGCTCTTGTCCTAGGGAGagttcattattattatatttccgtgaggattacaaattttaacataaactttGTGAAAACTAACAAAGATCTTCTTAAAGCGgcaaaatcacaataaaaatacatatttaaatgCGAGAAAGACTGATTTCTTGTGTTTTTGgtttaaaaattaaatctaCGTAGCACAAATTGTATATTTCCCCTGCTTTAGTTTTTATGCGTCAAAGACTCAACATTTCACAAGTCTCtttgattattataaaattatttacagtttGTGAAAGTAACGCTGCACGGCGCGCACTGTTGCTTTTGACGTGCTTCGTGTTCCACAAGCTTCTGTtgcatcaattttcaaattctagaccagggtggtccaaacccaggcccgcgggccacatgtagtccgccgcttcattatctatgggatggcccgcgtcacattcggagattgatcaaaacatcgcattccgtgttgtttcgtaataaaattaatcagaaaaatcttttgacatattgttacatcactaatgtcactaaattgactagtgttatggctatctgaggcaactagcgaagttgaatgagaTGCtaggcagtctaaattattatctggctttctatctttttggtcgggaatatatgcttacaatataggcatcatagaaaactaaaaatagaaTGCAGATTCTATTAGCTTGGGAtagctatgtctgataactatgtgtttgcacaatgaaaagcgtttgtttttgtattgcactgtttacccattcttggcactattgtggcccgcggagccgacaaccttggaccaccctggtcttcTAGACATTAAGGTGTCCCGGAATGGTTTAACACGAAGTTGGCAACCCTACGTACCATAATGGTTTGGTAAAAAGTAATTTACGTTGGCACTCAACCACATTGAAGTCAACCAAGTCTTGCAGACGTTTTCCAACGAAATTCTTTAATTTTACTCTCCCAGAGAATTATCCACTGATGGTTTGGCGTTGTCAATTTGCAAGCACTTGCAGCTGTGAACAGGCATTCTCAGCCACAAAAACATACAAATCTCAGCTACCAACTTGGTTCAACATATGTACCGGTACATTTAGATTCATTcatttagtaccacatgcacttctagttgatTTCCGACGAGATTTTCAAAtctacaaaatatgaaaactgatatcaatttacttataaataacacatttttattcaaagtaaCTGCAAAACATGGATTATTAGTAATTTAAAACacgatttcttgctatcgaataggtcaaaaaaaaaaattcgcgttattgactaggtcttattttaagaaGACGGCTTTTAATCGTTTTTAAAATTcgggctaggtcttattttcggtgAAACACGGTATATAATGCACTTCTGCAACTTTCTTCGCATAGCCTTGTGGTGCGTGTGGTGGCGAACGTATTCCTAAAGCTTAGCatagcgtttcccaaccttttttggtcgcggactattttctcaccggcgaaagcctttgcggactcaacgtaaGTTTATTGCAAATGTACTCTGCGTGAAggagtaataaaaccaaacagaacagaattttaacgaatttcaaaatcggaaattcgccgcaattgcGCGTTTGTTGATAGAGCCAACTTTTTTAATGTAtgaatggccttttctgtcgcataatattcaatccatgacaacgacgagaatataaaatgtctttctattttaatttagttgtgttcatggtcactcgcggttgcgtcgacttatcACAAGATGAAAGCACTACTTCTctaatgccacggcaatctgcgaacataataatgtgagaatatattgcccgattatatttagttttgatacatattatttgcgatcttgcaaatttgttattgCTGTTAGAAAAaccctactatctgctataaatttccaaaaagtacaacttgatttagtatttattaaaaatataaataaactatattagtaaataaaaaatcgcctttctttaatattaatttaattgtgataattttaatctgcggttgtgttgacgaaatagaagcaatactactcagaaaatatcatgacaatccgtggacacaaaaatgcgtggtaaagtgcccgattatatgtTGTTTagattcatatttttgtgaattcgacaaatctgagctgtttgtataacacttacggcgctccagtactgtgcgtaccaatgtggaggcagtaaagcaaagaatcctaagggaaaatgccctgaTACGGATACTACAGtatagcacccgaaattttgcgattttcaatgtctaaaaaagcgtttttaatcggtcgagGACCATCATAGAACTTAATTtatggtgttttccgttttattttcagtattttatattgccccctctcaatttagaaaatttaggttgccaccattgacacctaccagaaaagaaaattattcctcgttgttcgagctCGCGAGAAACGCCACTTCAACGCCACTATCTATCAACGCGTTtgccgactcgtgttttcgtcggaaatccgcaagtgagttgtgaactCCAATCGTTTGAATAAGCGAGGCGCAAGTggcctgtcgcgtcacctgttaccaaattttcgaatagtaaattgctattctaatagttgaatattcgaatatatgcccatcCCTACTCAGTACCCAGTAtataattattgactcgatgaATGGTATATGAATAAATTTGCTTTTCACATTTTATGTAAATAGTAACCTAAATCGTAACTTTGCTAATAGTCAAGTTTCGCAAAAAGGTTTGCGgaccgcagtgaatttctggctcgtcgCGGACTCATTCCAACGccccgcggactcatttgagaccgcggactcgggttgggaaacactgggccttagcacgatgagccaaaATATTCCCACAATCGCCCATAATGGCGTCTGCGTGAGCAATACCAAATCCACTAAATGCTAAAGTCAGCTCTCTTTCTCGAATTGACATGATTGTAACGTACGGTAACTTTttgatgacgtagtcaggtgggaaTCAAGAATGACATGCAAATGTTACGCCTCGCCGTCTCctaataaacaagagagcaatgcccaaatatatgACTACGAAGACCAAGACAAAATATTTTACCCACAattttccccaaaaatcatatcctGGACGAAACTGTGAACCATCGTTACATATTAGCTGACTGCCCTAGCCCTAAAATTGGTGTTGACAGTTACTGATGATCAAGTCCGACTGCAGTATGAAACAGAACATACACAAGATGcaaagagaataaaaaaaatgaacggAAAGATATTGCGGATAATGGTTTATTATAGGGATCAATAtacaaacaagaatatcggtcggagaccgaagacttatcggctcaactgcggtttcgattcatgactctatagtgataccgcgtgtctcatcactgacactaattaattaatacctcgctaattatacgacataattcatccaaaatcaataggcttctggtccgagatatgatgaatgcacatgcaaaatttggagcagggGCGCTGATGACGATTTGGGCAATTGGGGAGGCGCTGGCTGTCAACCTGGGCGATTGAGGGGCGCTGACATTAATACGGGAACTCACAAGAAGTATGATATTTTATGCCATTTACTCCTTTTTTATGCCTTACTCCTCAACCTAGAATATGTATTATGACTTTTTTGAATCCGTATTGTTTCACAATTATACATAGCGTATACGGCATACGCTTCCTTCACCATGCTTCACACTGCGCGTTTCGTTATACCGTTTTGAATAACAGCTTCATTTAGTATCGGGTTGTTTTGTGCGTTGAAGCGGTAG contains:
- the LOC120331306 gene encoding uncharacterized protein LOC120331306, yielding MMQRSWLGYISLGREVCICGSPIVIQKRTRRNQFKINPAQLEQKMNNFMTRKKKFKKFNMDEEEFVSSTRSSSITCPKKANTKKLSENVIIRERNISNLLKTEIQNLVESGELGSEVQELNLTFTKSSMASQDICRILWEPDNSAKDVEIYETLNGLSGRIRHLLISSHVFGNIPKIQFYMDYESQRLAMADKILNEQELDIGPDADHVDSNIESDEEIKNTTQSGINDLNYDNLYSKLVKLKKTNKIDKS